Within the Balaenoptera acutorostrata chromosome 10, mBalAcu1.1, whole genome shotgun sequence genome, the region AGACTGAAGTATGCCCCCAGCCACAGCAACAGGAGCAGCTATGCCCTGGACAGCAGCCCCCTGGCGAAGTCAGTGGCTTTCTATGCACAGGGCGGCAGGCTGTAGCCATGGCAATGGGCCTTGTGCCTTCCTTGGTACTGCCAAACCCAGTGGGAACTTCAGAGGCATGCAGAAGCCATTGCCTCAAAGCATCCCTGATGCCCAAATGCATGAGACTTGAATGTGGGGACATGGGTGTAAGCTCTAGAGAGAGGTCAATTTCCCTTTCACTCTCCAGTTTCTATGCCTACCCTAGTAGCCCTtgtgcccagaaaaaaaaaaaaaatcacattcatttGACACTGTATGGTTACCGCTTTCACACATGAGACAGGATACTGactctcccaaggtcacacagatctGATGCCGAATCCTGCTGTTGCAGTCACACTCCACTGCCTTGACgagcttctgctgtctgtcttGTGGAGGTGCCACCTAACCAGGTGTGCTGTGCTCGGTCCTGAAACTGCTGGTGAGATCTGCTAGGGAGGATCAGAATGAAACTGAATGGCAACAGTTGAGTTAAAATCCCCAAATGAAGAAAGTAGTAACAGAATCTGTCTCCAGGGAAGGGAAGATGGTCATTGAGGAAGGAGATAGTtcatattttaactttattttataccATGTGCTTGTTTTACTTAATtcaaaaattgaatttaaaaggatatacttaaatatttaacaaagtatattaaaatgagCTAATAAACTGGGGTAGGTAGAGCTTTAACAGAGGGTTGGGAAAAGGGCCCCCATCCAGACCTTTCTTATGAAAAACACAGGAGTGGTTGTCATGCTCTAGGCACCAAAGGACCCATCTGTGAGGCTTCCTTCCCACAAAGACTGGCCTCAGGAAGGAGGAGGTAGGCATGTACACCAAGGTCCTCCACTCTGACAGCCATCACCCAAGAGTCAaggagacacagagaagaagagCAACACAGAGACTTGTAcataaggccaaaaaaaaaaaagctacaggaAAGCAGAGATGGTGTTGGAGGGTGCATTAGTGCCTCTGTGGCAACAGGCAAGTGCAAAGTCCTGCCAGGCCCTCTGCTCAGAAAAGGTTGTATTTCAAACTGGTATTTACTCTCCCAGTGGCAACATGAAGCCATGGAAAGAGCCTCAGCAAGTCCGCCCCTTTGCAGGAAGCTCCAGACCCACGGTTCTGGGGTGGGAGTATGATGgttgccattcattcatttatgcctCCTCCCCACCTTAGGGAGCCTCCCTCTGCACGAGGAGCTGTACACTCAAGTGTCTTGCAGTCCAATAGAGAATTGCTGTAGACAATGAGATCAGGGCCAAAGTGTCTAACTACTTGGGTCAGGCTGAGAAGGCTTCAGGGATGGGAAGGTGATAGGAACTGAGCTTTCTGAGTTAAGGAGTTTGCCAGGCAGACCTGGAGAGGAGGGAACAACCAGCACAAGCAAGTAGACTGCAGCAGATCTAGTTCCAGTGAGAGAAACGAGGTTTGAATCAAGGCAACCCCATCCAGAGACATGTACGAGAAAGAGATGAGGAAAATCTCCATCTTGGTCACTTACGTGATTCCCTAGTGACAGAAATGAGAGTTTCTCAAATACCAGAGTTGCCACATCTCGAGCAGTGACCCCAGATATCATTTGGGTTACCAGAAGATCAAGAGGCAGACAGTCGGTTTGGTGGACAAATTAGGTGACTCCCCAGCAAGCAGGGATCCAGAGATGAGTGGTTTTGGACGGCAGAGTGAGCTTTGGACAGGGCCCACAGACTTTAACACGTGGCCTGGCGTCCGCGTGTCCCCAGGCCGTGATCCAGGCCGCTAGCGACTACCCACCAACCTGAGCTTTGGTGGCCCGGGacacatggtggggggggggggggcaatgTATcctggagagggaggaaggaaccgGCATTAAAGGCCGAGAGGGAAGGCATTGTAGCCACAGTTCCAGGAAGGTCTTGCCCCCTGCCCCCGGGATGCGTTCCGTCCGGCCTGGCTGTGCAAGGTCGGGGGCTTTGGCTGCAGACGGATTAGGTCTGATCCGATTAGGGCCTGGGAGGTCCACTTCGCCCCCTTGCCTGGCGCTGTCAGCGCCCGTCCCGCCCTCGTGGGGACTCGGAGACCTCCCGGAGACCCTTCTCCGCCCCGAACACAGGGTTGGCGCAGAAATCCGAGAGGCTCCGTGCCCCCCAGGTTTGGCTCACTGCTACACCGCGGGCTCGGGCTTCCGCCCCCTGCGGCCCTTCCGAGCCCCGCCCCGAGCCTGCGGGTGTCTGCGCCCCCGCCTCCTTACTTGTCGCTTGGCGGGTGGGTTCCTCGCGGGTGGGGGCCCCGTGCCAGCCCTCCACGGGGAGGGCGGGACCGCGGCCCCGCCCCGCAGGTCTCCCGCCAGTGCACCTGGCAGCTAACGCCACCCGCGGCGCTGTGCGCCAGCACCCGCGCTACCCAACGTCCGTTTGTCTCCGCATCCGGAGCCGGGGGTCTGTCTGTCCCCCTGGCAGGCGGACTGAGCAGGGCAGGCGTCAGAGCTACGtgcggcggggcgggcggggtgggggcggcgCTGAACGCGGCAGCCGCGGcgagggaggcggggaggcgcGGCGCGCCGGGGACAGCGGCGGACGGCGGTGGCGGCATGCGGCTTCTCCCGTTGCCCATCGTGGGCTGATACGTCCGCAGCACCGGCGGGAGGCGCGGCGGCCGGCGAGCCGAGGGCGCAGCCAGCCGGGCAGACCGCGGACAGCGGTCGGGACGCCGCGCCATGGGTCGAGCCGAGGGCGGGGGCCCGGGTCGGgggccgccgccgctgctgctgcttctggggGCCACGCTGGTCCTCGCCACTGGGGCCGCACCGGGTAGGTACCGACAGCGACCGGGACCCCAGCAGCTCTCGCGCCCCACCCTGAGCCAGGGTCCCACTGGCTTCGGGTACAGGCGGAGTCCGCGAGCTGTGGCAAGGGGGCGGGGCAGCGCCTTGCCTGCAGCCCGGGCGGGGGAAGGGGCCCACGAGGAGATGGGGGACTTGGGGGAGGCCGAGTGGTGGGTGGCGGCCCCGACTCTGGTGTGCGGACCCAGGtgttggctgggggaggggcctggTGGGCGGAGCCTGAGGGTGAGACTTCGGGGCGGGACCTGGAGGTGATGGGTGGGCAAGAGGATGCGAGTTCAGGGCGGGGCCCTAAGGGTGCGACTTCTGGGCGGAGCCTGAAGGGGGAGTGGAGCCCCGAGGGTAAGACTTATGCCAGTAGCTGGAGTCGGGGGCCTCCCTGGTTAGACTGCGGGTGGTGTAGGGGGCGGGGCCTTACGcttgggggcggggcctgagcgAGGAAACGTTTGGCTGGGTGTGTTCCCTGGCTTATGGGGCGGGCTCGGGGCGGGACTTAAAGATGGGGCGTGGCCTTGGGAAATCTTGAAGCTGAGGCTTAGGGCTGGCGGGGGTCTGGGAGAGCAGCCGCGGAGGGGCGGGGCGCAACCCAAGGCCCTACCACGCCCGCTGCCCTGACGCCAGGCCCCTCTCCCTCCCGCCCACAGTGCGTGAGGCGGGCAGAGCCGTCGAGGCAGACAGGCAGGTGAAGAGAGTCCTGGCATGGGAGCCGCGTGCTAACGACACGCGGGAGAAGGCCGGCCCACCAGCAGCTGGGGAAGATGAGACCTCTCGGACTGCGCCAGGCGGCGAGCATGCCGTGGTGGGCCCTGGGGTCGGGCCAGAGGAGGCTCTGGAGGCATCGGCGGCGGTGACGGACACAGCCTGGCTGGAGGTGGACAGCCCAGGCCTGGGCGGAGTGACGGCAGAGGCGGGCAGCGGCGACACCCAGGCCCTTCCAGCCACGCTCCCCGCTCCTGGCGAGGCCCTCGGGCAGTCATCGACGGCCCTCGGGCAGTCATCGACGCCCCCCGCCACCCCCGAGGCTACAGAGGCCAGCGGGCCACCCTCACCCACCCCTGGCGACAAGCTGAGCCCAGACCCTGAACTCCCCAAGGAGAGCCCCTTGGAGGTTTGGCTGAACCTGGGAGGCAGCACACCTGACCCTCATGGGCCAGAGCCCACGTACCCCTTTCAGGGCACACTGGAGCCCCACACGGCgtcagatataattgacatcgACTACTTCGAAGGATTGGATGGTGAGGGCCGTGGCGCCGACCTGGGGAGCTTCCCCGGGTCTCCAGGTATCTCAGAGCACCACCCTGATCCTGGGGGAGAGACCCCTTCCTGGAGCCTGCTTGACTTATACGATGACTTCACCCCGTTTGATGAGTCTGATTTCTACCCTACCACATCCTTCTATGATGATTTggatgaagaagaggaggaagaggaaggtgaCAAGGACGCAGCAGGAGGCAGAGACCTGGAAGATGAAAATGATCTTCTAGTGCCCACTGAGAAACCTGGTCTGGGGCCCGGGACAGGGCAGCCCACTGGTCGGTGGCATGCTGTCCCTCCACAGCATACTCTGGGGATGGTCCCCGGCAGCAGCATCgccctcaggccccacccaggaGAGCCAGGCAAGGACCTGGCCCCAAGCGAGAATGGCACTGAGTGCCGCAGTGGCTTTGTGCGACATAACGGCTCCTGCCGGTCAGTGTGCGACCTCTTCCCAAGTTACTGTCACAATGGCGGCCAGTGCTACCTGGTGGAGAACATAGGGGCCTTCTGCAGGTAAGGGTGTGACAGGCAGGTTCCCCGGGGGCTTGTCAGAGAactcctggagagggcatgggagGCTGCCTCAGCAGAGAGGGGAATGTGACAGGCACAGTTTCCCAGAGCTTGTGCATTCACGGAAGTCCCAGGTCAAGGGATAGTCACAGCAAATATTCTATAGAATTACATCTTACATGCACTTCCTGTGATCTCATCACTAGGAGAGTTTCCTCAGAAATAAGATTGTGTATTTCCTCTAAGTGTTGTGTCCTTTACCAAACCAGTAAACTATAGAGGCAAAACGAAGAGGTTTTGGGAAAGGCCTTTGCTGGCCTGAGGGCAAGTTCTTGTTGGCGAGTTCTGACTAAACTAGAGGAAGGAGTAGGCCCATAAACGTACTGGGAGGAGAGATAACTGCTGACCACTCCCTCTGAGCCATGTGTGTGGCAGGAGGAAGGCCCTGTGACCCTGTGGGGCACGTGCCTGGGGTGGCACGTAAAGTCACAGTGAAGACCTTCTTGTTGGGAGCAGACCCAGAGAGCAGCCACTCAAACAGGTCAAGTCAAGCAGAGTGTCTTTCCTGGCATAGCAGATGTGGTGGGGTTTCTTGACTTTGGGTAGTGGCTTTGCCCCTCCTACCTTGATTGTTGTCTTCCTGGGGACACCCAATCCAGCATATTTTAAAGACCCAGAGAGTTTAGTGTCAGAGTAAAGATATTGTCTGCAACCACCATCCCATGCCTCATCAGTAATTACCCCATACACCTGCCGTCACAGCAAGGTAGTTAACCTGCTGGAGAGCTCACTGGCTTATTCTGGAAGAAGCACAAGTCCGGGGTGAGCTGGGTGGTTTGCTTGTCTCCATCCTTTACAGGCCCTAGAAGTGGCATGGACGCCTCAGATTCTTCCTGGGACTTGTTTCCACTGGTCCTAGGAGAAGGATTTCTGTAATCTGGgtgtctctttttaaagtgtcattcctgatgtttctttttcttggtctCTTTGGAGGTATGTGAAGAATTCAAATTTCTGTAGGTCTTAATGTTCTGGTAGAAGAATAACATACAGAATGCATGAATGCTGTGCCTTTGGCATTAAAGCTTAAGTTCCAGTTCCTTCCTATGAAGTTCTTCTTCCCTATAAATGATCATGACGTTAGCATCACTCATATAGGGTGTGTCCACACAGTTCTGATTGGAGTTGTCCAGCCATTGCCAAAAAGAGGAACTGTGATCAAGAAATTATGGCAACGAGACCTTGCTGGTTGGTTAAGGGCTACCAGGAATATGAGGAAACCCTGGGATTTTGCTCCTCAGCCTCTAGTTGGGGGGACTACAGTAATGATTTTAGCCTGGGAACTATGGAATCTCTGCAAAAATCGTTATCTTTCAACCTATCGGGGGCCTGAGTTTTCACCTTCAAAGTAAGCTCCCCATCAGAGTATGAAATTTGGAGCCCTTGCTGCCTCTGGAGAGCTAGACAGTTCCCAGAACCTCCTGGAGCTATCAGAGGACTCCCAAATGGAAGAGTAAGCGTGTCCTCACTGAGCAGCATGCCTGTACTGACCATGGATCCTCCAGTGGGTCCTGCCTCAGAAGGGCGTCACACAAGTCCACTCCAGCTCCCCTTGCACAGCTTCCATCCCAGGATCACACTGGGCCTCCCTACCAGAGATTCCTCCTCTGGTGGGTAcacccaggcccagccctggctTGGAAACTGTTTTGCATTCCACTCACAGGAGGCTGCTGAGCCCTTGGTTGCAGACTGCAGCATGCCTTTGTCTCTGTCACACCGACCACTGCAGAGAAATGAGCAGAGCTATGGCAGAACTTCTCTAGAATGGTCGGTTAGAGGGATCTTCTTTCCCCGCCATCCTCCAACAGCCCCCCACGACTGCAAAGGGGCAGTTGGAAAAGAGAGAATTCCCTGCTAACCTCGTATCCCTGCCCTATTCTAGGTGTGGAGTAACTAATTCTTCCATGCAAAATTTCCCCATTTCTGGACCCCTTTCTCTTGTCTGTCATTCACCCTGAGGTTCATGTCCTCCCTCCTTTGCCTGCCTCTGTATCCTTCCACATTTTTCCTCTTTGAAGCAGCCTGGTTCCCATGGAAACAGCAATGTCACTGGAAGAGTTGGAGCCTGGGAATGTCCCAAGGGCAGGAGAAAGTCACTCAACGAAAGGACTGAAACCCACCCAGAGGGTTGATTCTCACTCTGCTTTCATGACAGTTCTCATGGTAATAGGACTGGAAGCTTTAGGGGCAGCACTTTGGGGGCTGCAGAGATAAGGGAGAATATACATCTGTCTTTGTGCTTGTCCTTGTCTGTCGCTTCCTTATTTTTCAGTGTCTGGTTAGCCACGTGAACTAGATGGGACTGCAATGCCACAAGATAGGTTTTTCACGTTGTGTAGGGCGGATCCTACTACTTTGTAGCTGTAGCTCCTGTTGGTcttgtttt harbors:
- the CSPG5 gene encoding chondroitin sulfate proteoglycan 5 yields the protein MGRAEGGGPGRGPPPLLLLLGATLVLATGAAPVREAGRAVEADRQVKRVLAWEPRANDTREKAGPPAAGEDETSRTAPGGEHAVVGPGVGPEEALEASAAVTDTAWLEVDSPGLGGVTAEAGSGDTQALPATLPAPGEALGQSSTALGQSSTPPATPEATEASGPPSPTPGDKLSPDPELPKESPLEVWLNLGGSTPDPHGPEPTYPFQGTLEPHTASDIIDIDYFEGLDGEGRGADLGSFPGSPGISEHHPDPGGETPSWSLLDLYDDFTPFDESDFYPTTSFYDDLDEEEEEEEGDKDAAGGRDLEDENDLLVPTEKPGLGPGTGQPTGRWHAVPPQHTLGMVPGSSIALRPHPGEPGKDLAPSENGTECRSGFVRHNGSCRSVCDLFPSYCHNGGQCYLVENIGAFCRCNTQDYIWHKGMRCESIITDFQVMCVAVGSAALVLLLLFMMTVFFAKKLYLLKTENTKLRRTSKFRTPSELHNDNFSLSTIAEGSHPNDDSNAPHKIQEALKSCLKEEEPFNIQNSMSPKLEGGKGDQADLEVNCLQNNLT